Genomic DNA from Streptomyces sp. PCS3-D2:
CAGACGTCCGTGTGATCATCCAACGCGATTCCGAGCGGGACGAGCGCGTGGTGGCCACGGGCACTACGGCGGCGGAGCTCTTCGCCGGCGAGCGCACCATCGTCGCCGCCCGGGTCGCGGGCGAGCTCAAGGACCTCGCGTACCAGGTGCAGGACGGCGAGACCGTCGAGCCGGTGGAGATCTCCTCCGAGGACGGCCTGAACATCCTGCGCCACTCGACCGCGCACGTCATGGCGCAGGCCGTGCAGGAGCTGTTCCCCGAGGCCAAGCTCGGCATCGGCCCGCCGGTCCGGGACGGCTTCTACTACGACTTCGACGTGGCCCGGCCCTTCACTCCGGAGGACATCAAGGCCGTCGAGAAGAAGATGCAGGAGATCCAGAAGCGCGGCCAGCGCTTCTCCCGCCGCGTCGTCACCGACGAGGCGGCCCGCGAGGAGCTCGCGGACGAGCCGTACAAGCTGGAGCTCATCGGCATCAAGGGCTCCGCGTCCACCGACGACGGCGCGAACGTCGAGGTGGGCGGCGGTGAGCTGACCATCTACGACAACCTGGACGCCAAGACCGGCGAGCTGTGCTGGAAGGACCTGTGCCGCGGTCCCCACCTGCCCACCACCCGCAACATCCCGGCGTTCAAGCTCATGCGCAACGCGGCCGCCTACTGGCGCGGCAGCGAGAAGAACCCGATGCTCCAGCGCATCTACGGCACCGCGTGGCCGTCGAAGGAGGAGCTGAAGGCCCACCTCGACTTCCTCGCCGAGGCCGAGAAGCGCGACCACCGCAAGCTCGGCAACGAGCTGGACCTCTTCTCCATCCCGGACGAGATCGGCTCCGGCCTCGCCGTCTTCCACCCGCGCGGCGGCATCATCCGCCGGGTCATGGAGGACTACTCGCGCCGCCGGCACGAGGAGGAGGGCTACGAGTTCGTCTACTCGCCGCACGCCACCAAGGGCGCGCTCTTCGAGAAGAGCGGGCACCTGGACTGGTACGCGGAGGGCATGTACCCCCCCATGCAGCTCGATGGTGGTACCGACTACTACCTCAAGCCCATGAACTGCCCGATGCACAACCTGATCTTCGACGCGCGCGGCCGCTCCTACCGCGAACTGCCGCTGCGCCTGTTCGAGTTCGGCACCGTGTACCGGTACGAGAAGTCCGGCGTGGTGCACGGCCTGACGCGTGCCCGCGGCTTCACCCAGGACGACGCGCACATCTACTGCACCCGTGAGCAGATGGCCGAGGAGCTCGACCGCACCCTCACCTTCGTGCTGAACCTGCTGCGCGACTACGGTCTGACCGACTTCTACCTGGAGCTCTCCACCAAGGACCCGGAGAAGTTCGTCGGCTCGGACGAGGTCTGGGAGGAGGCCACCGCGGTCCTCCAGCAGGTCGCCGAGAAGCAGGGCCTCCCGCTGACCCCCGACCCGGGCGGCGCGGCCTTCTACGGGCCGAAGATCTCGGTGCAGGCGCGCGATGCCATCGGCCGTACCTGGCAGATGTCGACCGTCCAGCTCGACTTCAACCTGCCGGAGCGCTTCAACCTGGAGTACACCGCCCCGGACGGCTCGCGCCAGCGGCCGGTCATGATCCACCGGGCGCTGTTCGGCTCGATCGAGCGGTTCTTCGCGGTGCTGCTGGAGCACTACGCGGGTGCCATGCCGCCGTGGCTGGCGCCGGTCCAGGCCGTCGGCATCCCGATCGGCGACGGGCACGTCGGCTACCTCCAGGAGTTCGCCGCCGAGGCGAAGAAGCAGGGCCTGCGGGTCGAGGTGGACGCCTCCTCCGACCGGATGCAGAAGAAGATTCGCAACCACCAGAAGCTCAAGGTCCCGTTCATGATCATCGTCGGTGACGAGGACATGGCCGCGGGCACCGTCTCCTTCCGCTACCGCGACGGTTCGCAGGAGAACGGCATCCCGAAGGACCAGGCCCTCGCCAAGCTGGCGAAGGTCGTCGCAGACCGCGTCCAGGTCTGATCCCTGACGAGGAAGGCCCCCGGAAAGTGATCACTTTCCGGGGGCCTTCCTCGTCCGCGCGGGCGAGGTCATATGCTGCTTGCCATGACGACTGAGCCGGAGCAGCAGATCGGGGTCGGCACGCAGGACGCGTTCCAGCGACTGTGGACGCCCCACCGGATGGCCTACATCCAGGGGGAGAACAAGCCGACCGGCCCCGAGGCCGGGGACGGCTGTCCCTTCTGCGGGATTCCGGAGATGACGGACCAGGACGGCCTGGTCGTGGCCCGGGGCGAGCATGTC
This window encodes:
- the thrS gene encoding threonine--tRNA ligase; this encodes MSDVRVIIQRDSERDERVVATGTTAAELFAGERTIVAARVAGELKDLAYQVQDGETVEPVEISSEDGLNILRHSTAHVMAQAVQELFPEAKLGIGPPVRDGFYYDFDVARPFTPEDIKAVEKKMQEIQKRGQRFSRRVVTDEAAREELADEPYKLELIGIKGSASTDDGANVEVGGGELTIYDNLDAKTGELCWKDLCRGPHLPTTRNIPAFKLMRNAAAYWRGSEKNPMLQRIYGTAWPSKEELKAHLDFLAEAEKRDHRKLGNELDLFSIPDEIGSGLAVFHPRGGIIRRVMEDYSRRRHEEEGYEFVYSPHATKGALFEKSGHLDWYAEGMYPPMQLDGGTDYYLKPMNCPMHNLIFDARGRSYRELPLRLFEFGTVYRYEKSGVVHGLTRARGFTQDDAHIYCTREQMAEELDRTLTFVLNLLRDYGLTDFYLELSTKDPEKFVGSDEVWEEATAVLQQVAEKQGLPLTPDPGGAAFYGPKISVQARDAIGRTWQMSTVQLDFNLPERFNLEYTAPDGSRQRPVMIHRALFGSIERFFAVLLEHYAGAMPPWLAPVQAVGIPIGDGHVGYLQEFAAEAKKQGLRVEVDASSDRMQKKIRNHQKLKVPFMIIVGDEDMAAGTVSFRYRDGSQENGIPKDQALAKLAKVVADRVQV